The Desmodus rotundus isolate HL8 chromosome 3, HLdesRot8A.1, whole genome shotgun sequence genome includes a region encoding these proteins:
- the LOC112300867 gene encoding LOW QUALITY PROTEIN: transcription elongation factor A protein-like 8 (The sequence of the model RefSeq protein was modified relative to this genomic sequence to represent the inferred CDS: substituted 1 base at 1 genomic stop codon), whose product MQKSSEESEGKPQNMPKAEEDHLSEDVPQVAEGNFRNGLTQPVQGFKEDSPVRHLDPEEMLRGVDELKRLREEIXRVRNKFVMMHGKQRHSCRCPYPVCFRP is encoded by the coding sequence ATGCAAAAGTCTtctgaagaaagtgaaggaaaaccACAGAACATGCCAAAGGCTGAGGAAGACCATCTTTCAGAAGATGTACCACAGGTGGCAGAAGGAAACTTTAGGAACGGGCTGACTCAACCTGTCCAGGGATTTAAAGAGGACAGTCCAGTTAGGCATTTGGACCCTGAAGAAATGCTAAGAGGAGTAGATGAGTTGAAAAGGCTTAGGGAAGAAATATGAAGAGTAAGAAACAAGTTTGTGATGATGCATGGGAAGCAAAGACATTCATGCAGATGTCCTTACCCTGTGTGCTTTAGGCcttga